From a region of the Posidoniimonas corsicana genome:
- a CDS encoding TIGR03000 domain-containing protein has protein sequence MLSRNIFETPRSLWATLAVGAVMVMPADAGAFWASHGSSGSSGSYGSSGSYGSSGSYASSGSYASSGSYGSHGPGPLRRLAARIHARHHASSGSYSSHGSSSSSGSYSSYSTYHGSSSSSGSSGSYSTQGSYSSYGSYSTYGSTSRAQRVYAAKPVTSESGKGTLRVSVPADAVVWVNGAKTTSTGTDRHYVSNGLASGQSYTYRVKVEFERDGKTVTENRTTTLTAGGDVRLSFSAPQAPAPAVVEEKQETTTKLTLTVPTDAKVTLAGTDTRQTGEVREFATTRLPAGQTWEDYVVRVEFDQDGKHKVVERSITLRGGEDQQLDFNAVVPTLASN, from the coding sequence ATGCTTAGTCGCAACATTTTTGAAACGCCTCGTTCGTTGTGGGCGACGCTTGCCGTCGGCGCTGTGATGGTGATGCCTGCCGACGCCGGGGCGTTTTGGGCGAGCCACGGAAGCTCGGGCAGCAGCGGCTCTTACGGCAGCAGCGGTTCGTACGGCAGCAGCGGCTCCTACGCGAGCAGCGGCTCGTACGCCAGCAGCGGGTCCTACGGCTCGCACGGCCCCGGCCCGCTGCGTCGCCTCGCGGCCCGGATCCACGCTCGCCACCACGCCAGCAGCGGTTCCTATAGCAGCCACGGCAGCTCCAGCTCGTCGGGCAGCTACAGCAGCTACAGCACCTACCACGGCAGCTCCAGCTCGTCGGGCTCCTCGGGCAGCTACAGCACCCAGGGCAGCTACAGCAGCTATGGCAGCTACAGCACCTACGGCTCGACCAGCCGTGCTCAGCGCGTCTACGCCGCGAAGCCCGTCACCAGCGAGAGCGGCAAGGGCACGCTGCGGGTGAGCGTCCCGGCCGACGCCGTGGTGTGGGTCAACGGCGCCAAGACGACCAGCACCGGCACCGACCGGCACTACGTGTCGAACGGCCTGGCCTCGGGTCAGAGCTACACCTACCGCGTAAAGGTCGAGTTCGAGCGTGACGGCAAGACCGTCACCGAGAACCGCACCACCACGCTGACCGCCGGCGGCGACGTCCGCCTCAGCTTCTCCGCCCCCCAGGCGCCCGCCCCGGCCGTGGTCGAGGAGAAGCAGGAGACCACCACCAAGCTGACCCTGACCGTCCCGACCGACGCCAAGGTGACGCTGGCCGGCACCGACACCCGCCAGACCGGCGAGGTCCGCGAGTTCGCCACCACCCGCCTGCCCGCTGGGCAGACCTGGGAGGACTATGTTGTCCGGGTCGAGTTCGACCAGGACGGCAAGCACAAGGTGGTCGAGCGGAGCATCACGCTCCGCGGAGGCGAGGACCAGCAGCTTGATTTCAACGCCGTTGTCCCGACGCTAGCATCCAACTGA
- a CDS encoding protein-L-isoaspartate(D-aspartate) O-methyltransferase — protein sequence MKSFLSLLLCVCVLHGASAPVAGQSRQSIERQRNQMVDEEIVAAGVEDPRVIAAMRETPRHEFVPLARRKHAHLDMALPIGSQQTISPPFVVAYMTEQLDVQPDSKVLEIGTGSGYQAAVLGALASEVYSIEIVGELGRKAAKTLKRLKYRNVHTRIGDGYLGWPEAAPFDRIIVTCSPENVPEPLVEQLREGGKMVIPVGARYHQNLYLFTKVDGRLERQPLRGTFFVPMTGAAEELRRVQPDPTNPTLRNGGFEELLGGKEEDTPDAWYYLRQAEVVRDNTEAQEGERYIRFRNEDPGRGCRALQSMPVDGRKVRKLDVSFWAKGDRIRYGENHQQWPYFVITFYDDRRAAIADEVIGPLHGTFSWTEYRQQLSVPLAARDAIVRIGLLGAIGELSLDGITIQGR from the coding sequence ATGAAGTCTTTCCTCTCCCTGCTGTTGTGCGTGTGCGTTCTCCACGGCGCGTCGGCCCCGGTCGCCGGCCAGTCGCGGCAGTCGATCGAGCGGCAACGCAACCAGATGGTCGACGAGGAGATCGTTGCCGCCGGCGTGGAGGACCCACGGGTGATCGCCGCCATGCGCGAGACGCCCCGCCACGAGTTCGTGCCGCTCGCCCGCCGCAAGCATGCTCATCTGGACATGGCGTTGCCGATCGGTTCGCAGCAGACCATCTCCCCGCCGTTCGTCGTGGCATACATGACCGAGCAGCTCGACGTGCAGCCGGACAGCAAGGTGCTGGAGATCGGCACCGGGTCGGGCTACCAGGCGGCCGTGCTGGGCGCTCTGGCGAGCGAGGTGTACTCGATCGAGATCGTCGGCGAGCTGGGCCGCAAGGCGGCCAAGACGCTCAAGCGGCTCAAGTACCGCAACGTGCACACCCGCATCGGCGACGGCTACCTCGGCTGGCCCGAAGCGGCGCCGTTCGACCGGATCATCGTCACCTGCTCGCCCGAGAACGTGCCCGAGCCGCTGGTCGAGCAGCTCCGCGAGGGGGGCAAGATGGTGATCCCGGTCGGCGCGCGGTACCACCAGAACCTGTACCTGTTCACCAAGGTCGACGGGCGGCTGGAGCGTCAGCCGCTGCGGGGCACCTTCTTCGTGCCGATGACCGGCGCCGCCGAGGAGCTGCGGCGCGTGCAGCCCGACCCGACCAACCCCACGCTGCGCAACGGCGGGTTCGAGGAGCTGCTGGGCGGCAAGGAGGAAGACACGCCCGACGCCTGGTACTACCTCCGCCAGGCCGAGGTGGTCCGCGACAACACCGAGGCCCAGGAGGGCGAGCGGTACATCCGGTTCCGCAACGAGGACCCCGGACGCGGCTGCCGGGCGCTGCAGAGCATGCCGGTCGACGGCCGCAAGGTCCGCAAGCTGGATGTGTCGTTCTGGGCCAAGGGGGACCGGATCCGCTACGGCGAGAACCACCAGCAGTGGCCTTACTTCGTCATTACCTTCTACGACGACCGCCGCGCCGCTATCGCCGACGAGGTCATCGGCCCGCTGCACGGCACGTTTTCTTGGACCGAGTACCGCCAGCAGCTAAGCGTGCCGCTGGCCGCCCGCGACGCGATCGTGCGGATTGGCCTGCTGGGGGCGATCGGCGAGCTTTCGCTCGACGGCATCACGATTCAAGGGCGCTGA
- a CDS encoding aminotransferase class V-fold PLP-dependent enzyme, which yields MSHDSIAALRDAFRQLMPVTERYAYLDHAAVAPLPRPAAEAIGRWLTQATQQGDVVWPDWAKQLEATRAAAAKLISAKPEEVALVPSTTHGISLVAEGLDWRQGDNVVTLADEFPSNLYPWMHQQDRGVEVRTVETDNGRVDLDALRNAVDDRTRVVSVSWVGYKTGYRQPIDDIAEIAHAAGALFFVDAIQGMGVAPLDVSRTPIDFLAADGHKWMLGPEGAGVAYFRQDRLDLLRPFGVGWNSVTGRHDFNHIELKLRAEAARFEGGSANMVGMIGLGASLKLLTDRPTEEFRQSILATSDYACERLQAIGATVVSHRAAAPNGHDPRTGIVAFELPGRDPMEARRRCLEERVVLSCRGGRLRIAIHAYNNQSDIDRLIDAIAQPST from the coding sequence ATGTCCCACGACTCGATTGCTGCCCTCCGCGACGCGTTCCGCCAGCTGATGCCGGTCACCGAACGGTACGCGTACCTGGACCACGCCGCGGTGGCCCCCCTGCCCCGCCCCGCGGCCGAGGCGATCGGACGCTGGCTCACGCAGGCCACCCAGCAGGGCGATGTCGTGTGGCCCGACTGGGCGAAGCAGCTCGAAGCGACCCGCGCGGCTGCGGCCAAGCTGATCTCCGCCAAGCCGGAGGAAGTGGCGCTGGTCCCCAGCACCACGCACGGCATCTCGCTGGTCGCCGAGGGGCTGGACTGGCGGCAGGGCGACAACGTCGTGACGCTGGCCGACGAGTTCCCGTCGAACCTCTACCCGTGGATGCACCAGCAGGACCGCGGCGTCGAGGTGCGCACGGTCGAGACCGACAACGGCCGCGTCGACCTGGACGCGCTGCGCAATGCTGTTGACGACCGCACCCGCGTGGTCTCAGTCAGCTGGGTCGGCTACAAGACCGGCTACCGGCAGCCGATCGACGACATCGCCGAGATCGCCCACGCGGCGGGCGCGTTGTTCTTTGTCGACGCGATCCAAGGGATGGGCGTTGCGCCGCTGGACGTGAGCCGCACGCCGATCGACTTCCTGGCCGCCGACGGGCACAAGTGGATGCTGGGACCCGAGGGCGCCGGCGTGGCGTACTTCCGGCAGGACCGCCTGGACCTGTTGCGCCCGTTCGGCGTCGGCTGGAACAGCGTGACCGGTCGGCACGACTTCAACCACATTGAGCTGAAGCTCCGCGCCGAGGCGGCGCGGTTCGAGGGCGGGTCGGCCAACATGGTCGGCATGATCGGGCTGGGCGCCAGCCTGAAACTGCTGACCGACCGCCCGACCGAGGAGTTCCGGCAATCGATCCTCGCCACGTCCGACTACGCGTGCGAACGGCTACAGGCTATCGGGGCGACCGTGGTGTCGCACCGCGCGGCGGCGCCCAACGGGCACGACCCACGAACCGGCATCGTCGCGTTCGAGCTGCCGGGCCGTGACCCGATGGAGGCCCGCCGCCGCTGCCTGGAGGAGCGCGTGGTGCTGAGCTGCCGCGGCGGCCGACTGCGGATCGCGATCCACGCCTACAACAACCAGAGCGACATCGACCGGCTGATCGACGCGATCGCCCAGCCGTCAACCTGA
- the coaD gene encoding pantetheine-phosphate adenylyltransferase — protein MASTAVYTGSFDPITLGHLNVIQRSSRLFDEFIVGIGVNPDKTALFDADERVELIRRVCDGLPNVTVKSFSGLAVRFVRDCGARTIVRGVRSLSDMEVEFTMTLANRKLDPDIETVFLMADDEFSHVSSSLIKQITPLASDEELARFVPQQIIPDLRAKLQD, from the coding sequence ATGGCCAGCACTGCCGTCTACACCGGTTCCTTCGACCCGATCACGCTCGGGCACCTGAACGTCATCCAGCGGAGCAGCCGGCTGTTCGACGAGTTTATCGTCGGCATCGGGGTCAACCCGGACAAGACGGCGTTGTTCGACGCCGACGAGCGGGTCGAGCTCATCCGCCGCGTGTGCGACGGCCTGCCGAACGTCACGGTGAAGAGCTTCTCTGGCCTGGCGGTCCGCTTCGTGCGGGACTGCGGCGCCCGCACGATCGTCCGCGGCGTGCGTTCGCTGAGCGACATGGAGGTCGAGTTCACCATGACGCTCGCCAACCGCAAGCTCGACCCCGACATCGAGACCGTCTTCCTGATGGCGGACGACGAGTTCTCGCACGTCAGCAGCTCGCTGATCAAGCAGATCACGCCCCTGGCGAGCGACGAGGAACTCGCCCGCTTCGTCCCGCAGCAGATCATCCCCGACCTGCGCGCCAAGCTGCAGGACTAG
- a CDS encoding S1 family peptidase, whose translation MIRTAVSRPPATTARLRTAAALVLMCCAPAAWAAPHPAVARIIVQENGATAFGSGSLIDSRDQHGLVITNWHVVRDAVGKIEVVFPDGFRSEARAVKLDEDWDLAALVIWRPPAQPVAIAAHPPRPGDQLTICGYGQGEYRAATGRCTEFYAPEVGMPRELVELSVEARQGDSGGPIFNERGELAGVLFGAANGTTLGSFAPRVETFLASVAPDIGRRPRAGHGPAGIPSTPALIAHAPPRPGEGRLPAKAASAQLADDAQQQESGGWQKLNGPRDLDSDAALVADATKRDAAASTDDEPGMPWPERPIAKDLFAASAGGEAGDNFREWKSASDEESAPAVASIAAASSADAGLATPAWFDAARNVLAVMGATFLFLQLVRIVS comes from the coding sequence ATGATCCGAACCGCCGTGTCCCGACCGCCCGCCACGACCGCCCGACTCCGCACCGCCGCCGCGCTGGTGCTGATGTGCTGCGCGCCGGCCGCGTGGGCGGCGCCGCACCCGGCGGTGGCGCGGATCATCGTACAGGAGAACGGCGCCACCGCGTTCGGCAGCGGGTCGCTGATCGACAGCCGCGACCAGCACGGGCTGGTGATCACCAACTGGCACGTCGTGCGGGACGCGGTCGGCAAGATCGAGGTGGTGTTCCCCGACGGGTTCCGCAGCGAGGCCCGCGCCGTCAAGCTCGATGAGGACTGGGACCTCGCCGCGCTGGTCATCTGGCGCCCGCCGGCCCAGCCGGTCGCGATTGCCGCGCACCCGCCCCGCCCGGGCGACCAGCTCACGATCTGCGGCTACGGCCAGGGCGAGTACCGTGCGGCGACCGGCCGGTGCACCGAGTTCTACGCGCCGGAGGTCGGCATGCCACGCGAGCTGGTGGAGCTGAGCGTCGAGGCGCGGCAGGGCGATTCCGGCGGGCCGATCTTCAACGAGCGGGGCGAGCTGGCCGGTGTGCTTTTCGGCGCCGCCAACGGAACCACGCTAGGCAGCTTCGCGCCCCGGGTCGAGACGTTCCTCGCCTCCGTGGCGCCCGACATCGGCCGGCGCCCGCGGGCCGGTCACGGTCCGGCCGGCATCCCCTCCACGCCCGCCTTGATTGCGCACGCCCCGCCCCGTCCCGGCGAAGGCCGCCTGCCGGCCAAGGCCGCGAGCGCTCAGCTTGCCGACGACGCACAACAGCAAGAGTCCGGCGGCTGGCAGAAGCTGAACGGACCCCGCGACCTCGACAGCGACGCTGCTTTGGTCGCCGACGCCACGAAGCGCGATGCAGCGGCGTCCACCGATGACGAGCCCGGCATGCCGTGGCCCGAGCGGCCGATCGCCAAGGACCTGTTCGCCGCCAGTGCGGGCGGCGAAGCCGGCGACAACTTCCGCGAGTGGAAGTCCGCTTCGGACGAAGAGTCGGCGCCCGCCGTCGCATCAATCGCCGCCGCCAGCTCCGCCGACGCCGGCCTGGCGACGCCCGCCTGGTTTGACGCCGCGCGGAACGTGCTGGCGGTGATGGGCGCCACGTTCCTGTTCCTGCAGCTCGTGCGGATCGTTAGCTAG
- the kaiB gene encoding circadian clock protein KaiB, whose product MEQSSYVLKLYVTDITPAIQRAIETLRSFCDDELTGCYDFQVIDIREHPQLAENERILAVPTLIKELPPPIRRVIGDLSDRDRVLFGLDLQSG is encoded by the coding sequence ATGGAACAGTCCAGCTACGTTCTCAAGCTCTACGTCACCGACATCACGCCCGCGATTCAGCGGGCCATCGAGACCCTGAGGTCGTTCTGCGACGACGAGTTGACCGGGTGCTACGACTTCCAGGTCATCGACATCCGAGAACACCCTCAGCTCGCCGAGAACGAGCGGATCCTGGCCGTGCCGACGCTGATCAAGGAGCTGCCGCCGCCGATCCGGCGCGTCATCGGCGACCTCTCCGACCGCGACCGGGTGCTGTTCGGGCTCGACCTGCAGTCGGGCTGA
- the kaiC gene encoding circadian clock protein KaiC: MSSPPNDPAGPIADSEHNVPRLPTGIPGVDALAFGGLPKGRATLICGTSASGKTVFSVQFLACGIAEHKEPGVFVAFEETPQDIRENMAGFDWPIPEWEEQGVWRFVDAGLRPDEEEHLVAGDFNLEGLRTRIKHAVESTGAKRVALDSLAAIFTRFPDAGVVRRELARMTAGLKELGVTAVLTTELLNSEEDTTRFEVEEYVADAVVMLRNHPSVARRRRTLEVLKLRGGRHKTGEHAFSITGEGIHAIPVGSLALTQPSTDRRVSSGSKQLDEMCSGGFFQDSVTIVSGATGTGKTLTAMQFLKGAAESGERALFLGFEESRPQLVRNAKSWGIDLEKMEDDGLLQIHCQLPESVSLEIHQITIKQMLDEFRPQRLVVDSITAMKRVADEGYYRDFVLGLTSSIKQRQVAGLYTSTTDELSGVSTVTEQNISTLTDAIILLRYVEEPDGVARGITVLKMRGSGHEKSVRRFEISSRGMQIMEPFDHLSGILGGRRAQA, from the coding sequence ATGAGCAGCCCGCCCAACGACCCTGCCGGCCCGATCGCCGACTCCGAGCACAACGTCCCGCGGCTGCCGACCGGCATCCCCGGCGTCGACGCGCTGGCGTTTGGGGGCCTGCCGAAGGGCCGCGCGACGCTCATCTGCGGCACCTCGGCCAGCGGCAAGACGGTCTTCTCCGTGCAGTTCCTGGCCTGCGGGATCGCCGAGCACAAAGAGCCGGGCGTGTTCGTCGCGTTCGAGGAGACGCCCCAAGACATCCGCGAGAACATGGCCGGGTTCGACTGGCCAATCCCCGAGTGGGAAGAGCAAGGCGTCTGGAGGTTTGTTGACGCCGGCCTCCGGCCCGACGAAGAAGAGCACCTCGTCGCCGGCGACTTCAACCTGGAGGGGCTGCGCACCCGGATCAAGCACGCGGTCGAGAGCACCGGGGCGAAACGCGTGGCGCTCGACTCGCTCGCCGCTATCTTCACCCGGTTCCCCGACGCGGGCGTCGTGCGCCGTGAGCTCGCCCGGATGACCGCCGGGCTCAAGGAGCTGGGCGTGACCGCGGTGCTGACCACCGAGCTGCTCAACAGCGAGGAGGACACCACGCGGTTTGAGGTCGAGGAGTACGTGGCGGACGCGGTCGTCATGCTGCGGAATCACCCGTCGGTCGCCCGCCGCCGCCGCACGCTAGAGGTGCTCAAGCTCCGCGGCGGCCGGCACAAGACCGGCGAGCACGCGTTCTCGATCACCGGCGAGGGGATCCACGCGATCCCGGTCGGCTCGCTCGCGCTCACGCAGCCATCGACCGACCGCCGCGTCAGCTCCGGGTCGAAGCAGCTCGACGAGATGTGCTCCGGCGGCTTCTTCCAGGACTCGGTGACCATCGTCTCGGGCGCGACCGGCACCGGCAAGACGCTCACCGCTATGCAGTTCCTCAAGGGCGCCGCGGAGAGCGGCGAGCGGGCGTTGTTCCTGGGGTTCGAGGAGAGCCGCCCGCAGCTGGTCCGCAACGCCAAGAGCTGGGGCATCGACCTCGAGAAGATGGAGGACGATGGGCTGCTGCAGATCCACTGCCAGCTGCCCGAGTCGGTCAGCCTGGAGATCCACCAGATCACCATCAAGCAGATGCTGGACGAGTTCCGGCCGCAGCGGCTGGTGGTGGACAGCATCACGGCGATGAAGCGGGTCGCTGACGAGGGGTACTACCGCGACTTCGTGCTCGGCCTGACCTCGTCGATCAAGCAGCGGCAGGTCGCCGGCCTGTACACGTCGACCACCGACGAGCTCTCCGGCGTGTCGACCGTCACCGAGCAGAACATCTCGACCCTGACCGACGCGATCATCTTGCTCCGCTACGTCGAGGAGCCCGACGGCGTAGCCCGCGGCATCACGGTTCTGAAGATGCGCGGCTCGGGCCACGAGAAGTCCGTGCGTCGGTTCGAGATCAGCAGCCGCGGGATGCAGATCATGGAGCCGTTCGATCACCTGAGCGGGATCCTCGGCGGCAGGCGCGCGCAGGCCTAG
- a CDS encoding MYXO-CTERM sorting domain-containing protein produces the protein MRHLVTRSVAVLLAAGAAITAQAAHLDNPNLLGDPSFEDPASLTADGPPFVGSYETFSLDGDQATGGDTVLHDTTMPRTGSGAVEIAIGSVENSFAGLFQDASFPSSLAGTQAWFSGWHKLQGNTGGTEARIEWRDSVNDVEISRTPNLTTSPAGSDYEEFIVSDTIPAGADTARLVYAIQSFGGVQDQTIFLDDVNFNISGYVPEPSAAMLALLGLAPLTRRRR, from the coding sequence ATGAGACACCTTGTGACTCGTTCTGTCGCCGTGCTGCTGGCGGCGGGCGCCGCCATCACCGCTCAGGCGGCTCACCTCGACAACCCCAACCTGCTCGGCGACCCGAGCTTCGAAGACCCGGCGTCGCTGACCGCGGACGGGCCCCCGTTCGTCGGATCGTACGAGACGTTCTCCCTCGACGGCGACCAGGCCACCGGCGGCGACACCGTGCTGCACGACACCACCATGCCGCGCACCGGATCGGGCGCCGTGGAGATCGCGATCGGCAGCGTCGAGAACAGCTTCGCCGGCCTGTTCCAGGACGCGTCCTTCCCGTCGAGCCTGGCGGGCACCCAGGCGTGGTTCAGCGGCTGGCACAAGCTGCAGGGCAACACCGGCGGCACCGAGGCCCGGATCGAGTGGCGTGACTCGGTGAACGACGTCGAGATCTCGCGCACGCCGAACCTCACGACCTCGCCCGCCGGGAGCGACTACGAGGAGTTCATCGTCTCGGACACGATCCCTGCCGGCGCCGACACCGCTCGGCTCGTCTACGCCATCCAGAGCTTCGGCGGCGTGCAAGACCAGACGATCTTCCTCGACGACGTGAACTTCAACATCTCCGGCTACGTCCCGGAGCCGAGCGCCGCCATGCTGGCCCTGCTAGGCCTGGCCCCGCTCACCCGCCGTCGCCGCTAA
- a CDS encoding VOC family protein translates to MQPRISMITLGVSDLARSVAFYQQGLGFPKLESPPEVAFFTLGGTWLGLYGREALAEDATVSAEGSGFKGFALAHNVKSEQEVHAVVDQAVAAGATLVKEPQKVFWGGYSGYFADPDGHLWEVAHNPLMWVGPEDAE, encoded by the coding sequence GTGCAGCCCCGCATCAGCATGATCACCCTCGGCGTGAGCGACCTGGCCCGGTCGGTGGCGTTCTACCAGCAGGGCCTCGGCTTCCCCAAGCTCGAGTCGCCGCCGGAGGTGGCGTTCTTCACGCTGGGCGGCACGTGGCTCGGCCTGTACGGCCGCGAGGCGCTGGCCGAGGACGCCACGGTCTCGGCCGAGGGGAGCGGCTTCAAGGGCTTCGCCCTGGCGCACAACGTGAAGTCGGAGCAAGAGGTCCACGCCGTAGTCGACCAGGCGGTCGCCGCCGGCGCGACGCTCGTCAAGGAACCCCAGAAGGTGTTCTGGGGCGGCTACAGCGGCTACTTCGCCGACCCCGACGGCCACCTGTGGGAGGTGGCGCACAACCCGCTGATGTGGGTTGGGCCGGAGGACGCGGAGTAG